One genomic region from Nitrospirota bacterium encodes:
- a CDS encoding carbamoyltransferase C-terminal domain-containing protein, with protein sequence MLVLGLSNMRDAAAALVRDGRIVAAAEEERFVRVKHVTALPLQAIRYCLREAGVRLDEVDAIAVPWKYWVLGRRAALALGSMLRSPQLFRVKGRRSLERLSREWAELVFLKRRLSRHLGGVDRRPVFLDHHLCHAASAFLVSPFERAAILVVDGASESHTVMLAAGEGQDIRVLKRIALPHSLGQFYAAVTSFLGFRPDYDEYIVMGLAAYGEPTFAPLLRAHILPLRPDGEFRLNTGLLDFHLARVRIFSPELIRLLGPNRRPGEEITQRHRDIAASAQLVLEDTLLHLARSLYAGTRAQSLCLAGGVAYNCVANSRLLRETDFRRIYVQPAAGDSGAALGAALRWTSRCGGMPDRDVMRSAYLGPAFDEQECRRALDRAGLIAAALPEGELCERTAAELARGRLVFWFQGRMEWGPRALGNRSLLADPRREDMRELINAKVKLREWFRPFAPSVLEERAGDYFDPPSPSPFMLLTARVLPAAKGLIPAVTHVDGTARVHTVDRESNPRFRKLLEAFERRTGVPVLLNTSFNVNEPIVCTPDDAIRCFLRTGVDWLVLDNLLVGRPEAVTR encoded by the coding sequence ATGCTGGTCCTGGGTCTGTCGAACATGCGGGATGCGGCCGCCGCGCTCGTCCGGGATGGACGGATTGTGGCGGCGGCCGAAGAGGAGCGGTTCGTCCGCGTCAAACACGTGACCGCCTTACCCCTGCAGGCGATTCGCTATTGCCTGCGCGAAGCCGGGGTGCGGCTCGACGAGGTGGACGCGATCGCCGTTCCGTGGAAGTACTGGGTGCTGGGACGCCGAGCGGCGCTGGCGCTCGGGTCGATGCTGCGGTCTCCGCAGCTCTTCCGGGTGAAGGGCCGGCGGAGCCTCGAACGGCTCAGCCGGGAGTGGGCGGAGCTGGTGTTCCTGAAGCGCCGGCTGAGCCGGCACCTCGGCGGCGTCGACCGCCGTCCGGTGTTTTTGGATCACCATCTCTGTCATGCCGCGAGCGCTTTCCTGGTGTCGCCCTTCGAGCGGGCGGCGATCTTGGTGGTCGACGGGGCGTCCGAATCGCATACCGTGATGCTGGCGGCGGGGGAAGGACAGGACATCCGCGTGCTGAAACGGATCGCGTTGCCGCATTCCCTCGGACAATTCTATGCCGCCGTCACGTCGTTTCTGGGGTTTCGTCCGGACTACGATGAGTACATCGTGATGGGGCTCGCCGCCTACGGGGAGCCCACATTCGCGCCCCTGCTCCGCGCCCACATATTGCCTCTGCGGCCGGACGGCGAATTTCGGCTGAACACCGGATTGCTGGACTTTCACCTGGCGCGGGTGCGGATCTTTTCGCCCGAGTTGATCCGCTTGCTGGGGCCGAATCGGCGCCCCGGTGAAGAGATCACCCAGCGCCACCGCGACATCGCCGCCAGCGCGCAATTGGTGTTGGAAGACACGTTGCTGCACCTGGCTCGCTCGCTGTACGCGGGCACTCGCGCCCAATCGCTCTGTCTGGCCGGAGGCGTCGCCTACAACTGCGTAGCGAACAGCCGGCTGCTCCGGGAAACGGATTTCCGGCGGATCTATGTCCAGCCGGCGGCGGGGGACTCGGGTGCGGCCTTGGGCGCCGCGCTCCGGTGGACGTCCCGTTGCGGCGGGATGCCCGACCGGGACGTGATGCGGTCGGCGTATCTGGGGCCCGCATTCGACGAACAGGAGTGCCGGCGCGCGCTCGATCGGGCCGGCTTGATCGCCGCCGCGCTGCCGGAGGGCGAGCTGTGTGAACGCACCGCGGCGGAACTGGCACGAGGCCGCCTCGTCTTCTGGTTCCAGGGCCGAATGGAGTGGGGCCCGCGCGCGCTGGGCAACCGCAGCCTCTTGGCGGATCCGCGGCGCGAAGACATGCGCGAACTGATCAACGCCAAGGTGAAGTTGCGGGAATGGTTTCGCCCGTTTGCGCCGTCGGTCTTGGAAGAGCGCGCCGGAGACTATTTCGATCCACCGTCGCCGTCGCCCTTCATGCTCCTCACCGCACGGGTGTTGCCGGCCGCCAAGGGTCTCATCCCCGCGGTCACCCACGTGGACGGAACCGCCCGGGTGCACACCGTCGATCGCGAGTCCAATCCGCGCTTCCGGAAATTGCTGGAAGCCTTCGAACGTCGGACCGGGGTGCCGGTCCTGCTCAACACCTCCTTTAACGTGAACGAGCCGATCGTGTGCACACCGGACGACGCGATCCGTTGTTTCCTCCGCACGGGCGTCGACTGGCTGGTGTTGGACAATCTGCTGGTCGGGCGACCGGAGGCCGTCACGCGGTAA
- a CDS encoding cytochrome c produces MGYLSRSLGILTAFMFVTATVAVAEERDPLKPRVPPDQIAEAKALKNPIPKTPENLAKGKALFEGKGTCFNCHGKEGKGDGPAGQILNPSPRNFTNCKFHKKRKDGELFWVIKNGSPGTGMVSLIPAAITEEEAWTIINYERSFCKEGS; encoded by the coding sequence ATGGGGTATCTGTCGAGGTCTCTTGGTATCTTGACCGCATTCATGTTCGTGACGGCCACGGTGGCTGTCGCCGAGGAACGCGATCCGCTCAAACCCCGGGTCCCGCCGGATCAGATCGCTGAGGCCAAGGCGCTGAAGAACCCGATCCCGAAAACGCCGGAAAACCTGGCCAAGGGCAAGGCCTTGTTTGAGGGGAAGGGCACCTGCTTCAACTGCCACGGCAAGGAAGGGAAAGGTGATGGGCCCGCCGGGCAGATCCTGAACCCCAGCCCGCGCAACTTCACGAACTGCAAGTTCCACAAGAAGCGGAAGGATGGAGAGCTGTTCTGGGTGATTAAGAACGGCAGCCCGGGCACGGGCATGGTTTCCTTGATCCCTGCCGCCATTACGGAGGAAGAAGCCTGGACGATCATCAATTACGAGCGGAGCTTCTGCAAAGAAGGCAGCTGA
- a CDS encoding RodZ domain-containing protein yields the protein MESVGEFFKQVRETKGLTIDEVASKTRIRSDFVKALEEGNFAKLPDQVFARGFVRSYARSLGLDEEDAIHRFVQSAGAFYEKQDERERLRIRQAEEERRRKANRKAISIAVGVAVLALVLLLSREQSSVIQRSVPEPSSAVSKKLTLPPKETRETVQRQAQEHAEPSGLSAVGEGSTGRAESRPSEAVSQSSTASVAEPEPASTSSPGSEGPLAGLALDGPGSGDEPLILDLEATELSWVVVQIDGGSPQEALLRPGEKARWKAQDQFTLTLGNAGGVRAELNGKPQKPFGPSGKVARDIVLKR from the coding sequence GTGGAATCGGTCGGCGAATTTTTCAAGCAAGTGCGGGAGACCAAAGGTCTGACGATCGACGAAGTCGCGTCCAAGACCCGCATCCGCTCCGACTTTGTCAAGGCGCTGGAAGAGGGCAACTTCGCCAAGCTGCCCGATCAGGTGTTTGCGAGAGGATTCGTCCGATCCTATGCCCGTTCACTGGGGCTGGACGAGGAGGACGCGATTCACCGGTTCGTCCAGTCGGCCGGCGCCTTCTATGAAAAACAGGATGAACGGGAGCGGTTGCGGATCCGGCAGGCGGAAGAAGAGCGGCGCCGGAAAGCGAACCGCAAAGCAATCAGTATCGCGGTCGGCGTCGCCGTGTTGGCCCTGGTCCTGCTCCTGAGTCGCGAACAATCCTCGGTGATCCAGCGTTCCGTTCCGGAGCCCTCCTCTGCTGTGTCGAAAAAATTGACACTTCCGCCGAAGGAGACGCGCGAGACCGTTCAGAGGCAGGCTCAGGAGCATGCCGAGCCGAGCGGCCTATCCGCGGTCGGCGAAGGATCGACGGGCAGGGCGGAAAGCCGGCCGTCAGAGGCAGTATCCCAGTCGTCGACCGCGTCGGTGGCTGAGCCGGAACCGGCGAGCACCTCGTCGCCGGGTTCGGAGGGTCCATTGGCCGGGTTGGCGCTCGACGGACCGGGCTCGGGAGACGAGCCGTTGATCTTGGATCTTGAAGCAACGGAGTTAAGCTGGGTAGTGGTACAAATCGACGGCGGCAGCCCGCAAGAAGCGCTCCTGAGGCCAGGCGAAAAAGCCCGCTGGAAGGCGCAAGACCAATTCACGCTCACGTTGGGGAACGCCGGCGGCGTGCGGGCTGAACTGAACGGGAAACCGCAGAAACCCTTCGGCCCTAGCGGCAAGGTCGCACGGGATATCGTGCTGAAACGCTGA